A stretch of Limanda limanda chromosome 7, fLimLim1.1, whole genome shotgun sequence DNA encodes these proteins:
- the LOC133005607 gene encoding tubulin alpha chain-like — MRECISIHVGQAGVQIGNACWELYCLEHGIQPDGQMPGGKKSIGGGDDSFNTFFSETGAGKHVPRAVFVDLEPTVIDEVRSGIYRQLFHPEQLITGKEDAANNYARGHYTVGKEIIDIVLDRIRKLADQCTGLQGFLVFHSFGGGTGSGFTSLLMERLSVDYGKKSKLEFSIYPAPQVSTAVVEPYNAILTTHTTLEHSDCAFMVDNEAIYDICRRNLDIDRPSYTNLNRLISQIVSSITASLRFDGALNVDLTEFQTNLVPYPRIHFPLATYAPVISAEKAYHEQLTVSEITNACFEPANQLVKCDPRHGKYMACCLLYRGDVVPKDVNAAIATIKTKRSIQFVDWCPTGFKVGINYQPPTVVPGGDLAKVQRAVCMLSNTTAIAEAWARLDHKFDLMYAKRAFVHWYVGEGMEEGEFSEAREDMAALEKDYDEVGADSVGDDDDEEGEEY, encoded by the exons ATG CGTGAGTGCATCTCTATCCACGTCGGTCAGGCCGGAGTCCAGATCGGTAACGCCTGCTGGGAGCTGTACTGCCTGGAACATGGGATCCAGCCGGACGGACAGATGCCCGGTGGCAAGAAGAGCATCGGGGGGGGAGACGACTCCTTCAACACCTTCTTCAGTGAGACGGGAGCAGGAAAGCACGTCCCCAGAGCCGTCTTCGTGGACCTGGAGCCCACTGTCATCG ATGAAGTTCGCTCTGGAATCTACCGCCAGCTGTTCCACCCTGAGCAGCTGATCACTGGGAAGGAAGATGCTGCCAACAACTACGCCCGCGGACACTACACCGTCGGGAAAGAGATCATTGACATTGTGTTGGACAGGATCCGCAAACTG gcCGACCAGTGCACTGGTCTTCAGGGCTTCCTGGTCTTCCACAGCTTCGGCGGTGGCACCGGCTCTGGCTTCACCTCCCTGCTGATGGAGCGTCTGTCCGTCGACTACGGCAAGAAGTCCAAGCTGGAGTTCTCCATCTACCCAGCCCCCCAGGTGTCCACCGCTGTGGTGGAGCCCTACAACGCCATCCTGACCACCCACACCACCCTGGAGCACTCTGACTGCGCCTTCATGGTCGATAACGAAGCCATCTACGATATCTGCCGCAGGAACCTGGACATCGACCGTCCCTCCTACACCAACCTGAACAGGCTGATCAGTCAGATCGTGTCCTCCATCACTGCTTCCCTCCGTTTCGACGGCGCCCTCAACGTGGATCTGACCGAGTTCCAGACCAACTTGGTGCCATATCCCCGTATCCACTTCCCTCTGGCCACCTACGCCCCGGTCATCTCTGCAGAGAAGGCCTACCACGAGCAATTAACAGTGTCTGAGATCACAAACGCCTGCTTCGAGCCGGCCAATCAGCTGGTGAAATGTGACCCTCGCCACGGTAAGTACATGGCGTGCTGCCTCCTGTACCGTGGAGACGTGGTGCCCAAAGATGTCAACGCCGCCATCGCCACCATCAAGACCAAACGCTCCATCCAGTTTGTGGACTGGTGTCCCACCGGGTTCAAGGTCGGCATCAACTACCAGCCGCCCACTGTGGTTCCTGGTGGAGACCTGGCCAAGGTCCAGAGGGCCGTGTGCATGCTGAGCAACACCACCGCCATCGCTGAGGCCTGGGCTCGGCTCGACCACAAGTTTGACCTGATGTACGCCAAGAGGGCCTTCGTGCACTGGTATGTGGGTGAGGGTATGGAGGAGGGGGAGTTCTCCGAGGCCAGGGAGGACATGGCTGCTCTGGAGAAAGATTACGACGAGGTCGGCGCTGATAGtgttggtgatgatgatgatgaggaaggggaggagtATTAA
- the LOC133005608 gene encoding tubulin alpha chain-like codes for MPSNRTIGGGDDSFSTFFSETGAGKHVPRAVFVDLEPTVIDEVRTGSYRQLFHPEQLITGKEDAANNYARGHYTIGKEIIDLVLDRIRKLADQCTGLQGFLVFHSFGGGTGSGFTSLLMERLSVDYGKKSKLEFAIYPAPQVSTAVVEPYNAILTTHTTLEHSDCAFMVDNEAIYDICRRNLDIEQPSYTNLNRLMSQIVSSITASLRFDGALNVDLTEFQTNLVPYPRIHFPMATYAPVISAEKAYHEQLSVSEITNACFEPANQMVKCDPRHGKYMACCLLYRGDVVPKDVNAAIATIKTKRTIQFVDWCPTGFKVGINYQPPTVVPGGDLAKVQRAVCMLSNTTAIAEAWARLDHKFDLMYAKRAFVHWYVGEGMEEGEFSEAREDMAALEKDYEEVGADSLGEDDEEGEEY; via the exons ATGCCCTCCAACAGGACCATTGGAGGAGGAGACGACTCCTTCAGCACCTTCTTCAGTGAGACCGGAGCAGGAAAGCACGTCCCCAGAGCCGTCTTCGTGGACCTGGAGCCCACTGTCATTG ATGAAGTTCGCACTGGATCCTACCGCCAGCTGTTCCACCCTGAGCAGCTGATCACTGGGAAGGAAGATGCTGCCAACAACTACGCCCGCGGACACTACACCATCGGCAAAGAGATCATTGACCTGGTGCTGGACAGGATCCGCAAACTG gcCGACCAGTGCACTGGTCTTCAGGGCTTCCTGGTCTTCCACAGCTTCGGCGGTGGCACCGGCTCTGGCTTCACCTCCCTGCTGATGGAGCGTCTGTCCGTCGACTACGGCAAGAAGTCCAAGCTGGAGTTCGCCATCTACCCAGCCCCCCAGGTGTCCACCGCTGTGGTGGAGCCCTACAACGCCATCCTGACCACCCACACCACCCTGGAGCACTCTGACTGCGCCTTCATGGTCGATAACGAAGCCATCTACGATATCTGCCGCAGAAACCTCGATATTGAGCAACCGTCCTACACCAACCTGAACAGGTTGATGAGTCAGATCGTGTCCTCCATCACTGCTTCCCTCCGTTTCGATGGCGCCCTCAACGTGGATTTGACCGAGTTCCAGACCAACTTGGTGCCATATCCCCGTATCCACTTTCCTATGGCAACCTACGCCCCCGTCATCTCTGCAGAGAAGGCCTACCACGAGCAGCTCTCCGTGTCTGAGATCACAAACGCCTGCTTCGAACCGGCCAACCAGATGGTGAAATGTGACCCTCGCCACGGTAAGTACATGGCCTGCTGCCTCCTGTACCGTGGAGACGTGGTACCCAAAGATGTCAACGCCGCCATCGCCACAATCAAGACCAAACGCACCATCCAGTTTGTGGACTGGTGTCCCACCGGCTTCAAGGTCGGCATCAACTACCAGCCGCCCACTGTGGTTCCTGGTGGAGACCTGGCCAAGGTCCAGAGGGCCGTGTGCATGCTGAGCAACACCACCGCCATCGCTGAGGCCTGGGCTCGGCTCGACCACAAGTTTGACCTGATGTACGCCAAGAGGGCCTTCGTGCACTGGTATGTGGGTGAGGGtatggaggagggagagttcTCCGAGGCCAGGGAGGACATGGCAGCTCTGGAGAAAGATTACGAGGAGGTCGGAGCTGACAGCTTgggagaggatgatgaggaaggggaggagtATTAA
- the LOC133004794 gene encoding tubulin alpha-1C chain: MRECISIHVGQAGVQIGNACWELYCLEHGIQPDGQMPSDKTIGGGDDSFNTFFSETGAGKHVPRAVFVDLEPTVIDEVRSGTYRQLFHPEQLITGKEDAANNYARGHYTIGKEIIDQVLDRIRKLADQCTGLQGFLVFHSFGGGTGSGFTSLLMERLSVDYGKKSKLEFSIYPAPQVSTAVVEPYNAILTTHTTLEHSDCAFMVDNEAIYDICRRNLDIERPSYTNLNRLISQIVSSITASLRFDGALNVDLTEFQTNLVPYPRIHFPLATYAPVISAEKAYHEQLTVSEITNACFEPANQLVKCDPRHGKYMACCLLFRGDVVPKDVNAAIATIKTKRTIQFVDWCPTGFKVGINYQPPTVVPGGDLAKVQRAVCMLSNTTAIAEAWARLDHKFDLMYAKRAFVHWYVGEGMEEGEFSEAREDMAALEKDYEEVGADSLGEDEDEEGEEY; this comes from the exons ATG CGTGAGTGCATCTCTATCCACGTCGGTCAGGCCGGAGTCCAGATCGGTAACGCCTGCTGGGAGCTGTACTGCCTGGAACATGGGATCCAGCCGGACGGACAGATGCCCAGCGACAAGACCATCGGGGGGGGAGACGACTCCTTCAACACCTTCTTCAGTGAGACGGGAGCAGGAAAGCACGTCCCCAGAGCCGTCTTCGTGGACCTGGAGCCCACTGTCATCG ATGAAGTTCGCTCTGGAACTTACCGCCAGCTGTTCCACCCTGAGCAGCTGATCACTGGGAAGGAAGATGCTGCCAACAACTACGCCCGCGGACACTACACCATCGGCAAAGAGATCATTGACCAGGTGCTGGACAGGATCCGCAAACTG gcCGACCAGTGCACTGGTCTTCAGGGCTTCCTGGTCTTCCACAGCTTCGGAGGTGGCACCGGCTCTGGCTTCACCTCCCTGCTGATGGAGCGTCTGTCCGTCGACTACGGCAAGAAGTCCAAGCTGGAGTTCTCCATCTACCCAGCCCCCCAGGTGTCCACCGCTGTGGTGGAGCCCTACAACGCCATCCTGACCACCCACACCACCCTGGAGCACTCTGACTGCGCCTTCATGGTCGATAACGAAGCCATCTACGATATCTGCCGCAGGAACCTGGACATCGAACGTCCCTCCTACACCAACCTGAACAGGCTGATCAGTCAGATCGTGTCCTCCATCACTGCTTCCCTCCGTTTCGACGGCGCCCTCAACGTGGATCTGACCGAGTTCCAGACCAACTTGGTGCCATATCCCCGTATCCACTTCCCTCTGGCCACCTACGCCCCCGTCATCTCTGCAGAGAAGGCCTACCACGAGCAATTAACAGTGTCTGAGATCACCAACGCCTGCTTCGAGCCGGCCAACCAGCTGGTGAAATGTGACCCTCGCCACGGTAAGTACATGGCGTGCTGCCTCCTCTTCCGTGGAGACGTGGTGCCCAAAGATGTCAACGCCGCCATCGCCACAATCAAGACCAAACGCACCATCCAGTTTGTGGACTGGTGTCCCACCGGGTTCAAGGTCGGCATCAACTACCAGCCGCCCACTGTGGTTCCTGGTGGAGACCTGGCCAAGGTCCAGAGGGCCGTGTGCATGCTGAGCAACACCACCGCCATCGCTGAGGCCTGGGCTCGGCTCGACCACAAGTTTGACCTGATGTACGCCAAGAGGGCCTTCGTGCACTGGTATGTGGGTGAGGGTATGGAGGAGGGCGAGTTCTCCGAGGCCCGGGAGGACATGGCAGCTCTGGAGAAAGATTACGAGGAGGTCGGAGCCGATAGCTtgggagaggatgaggatgaggaaggggaggagtattaa
- the LOC133004816 gene encoding tubulin alpha chain — protein MPSDKTIGGGDDSFNTFFSETGAGKHVPRAVFVDLEPTVIDEVRTGTYRQLFHPEQLITGKEDAANNYARGHYTIGKEIIDIVLDRMRKLADQCTGLQGFLVFHSFGGGTGSGFTSLLMERLSVDYGKKSKLEFSIYPAPQVSTAVVEPYNAILTTHTTLEHSDCAFMVDNEAIYDICRRNLDIERPSYTNLNRLISQIVSSITASLRFDGALNVDLTEFQTNLVPYPRIHFPLATYAPVISAEKAYHEQLSVSEITNACFEPANQMVKCDPRHGKYMACCLLYRGDVVPKDVNSAIATIKTKRSIQFVDWCPTGFKVGINYQPPTVVPGGDLAKVQRAVCMLSNTTAIAEAWARLDHKFDLMYAKRAFVHWYVGEGMEEGEFSEAREDMAALEKDYEEVGVDSIEGEGEEEGEEY, from the exons ATGCCCAGCGACAAGACCATCGGGGGGGGAGACGACTCCTTCAACACCTTCTTCAGTGAGACGGGAGCAGGAAAGCACGTCCCCAGAGCCGTCTTCGTGGACCTGGAGCCCACTGTCATCG ATGAAGTTCGCACTGGAACTTACCGCCAGCTGTTCCACCCTGAGCAGCTGATCACTGGGAAGGAAGATGCTGCCAACAACTACGCCCGCGGACACTACACCATCGGCAAAGAGATCATTGACATTGTGTTGGACAGGATGCGCAAACTG gcCGACCAGTGCACTGGTCTTCAGGGCTTCCTGGTCTTCCACAGCTTCGGCGGTGGCACCGGCTCTGGCTTCACCTCCCTGCTGATGGAGCGTCTGTCCGTCGACTACGGCAAGAAGTCCAAGCTGGAGTTCTCCATCTACCCAGCCCCCCAGGTGTCCACCGCTGTGGTGGAGCCCTACAACGCCATCCTGACCACCCACACCACCCTGGAGCACTCTGACTGCGCCTTCATGGTCGATAACGAAGCCATCTACGATATCTGCCGCAGAAACCTGGACATCGAGCGTCCCTCCTACACCAACCTGAACAGGCTGATCAGTCAGATCGTGTCCTCCATCACTGCTTCCCTCCGTTTCGATGGCGCCCTCAACGTGGATCTGACCGAGTTCCAGACCAACTTGGTGCCATATCCCCGTATCCACTTCCCTCTGGCCACCTACGCCCCAGTCATCTCTGCAGAGAAGGCCTACCACGAGCAGCTCTCCGTGTCTGAGATCACAAACGCCTGCTTCGAGCCGGCCAATCAGATGGTGAAATGTGACCCTCGCCACGGTAAGTACATGGCGTGCTGCCTCCTGTACCGTGGAGACGTGGTGCCCAAAGATGTCAACTCAGCCATCGCCACCATCAAGACCAAACGCTCCATCCAGTTTGTGGACTGGTGTCCCACCGGGTTCAAGGTCGGCATCAACTACCAGCCGCCCACTGTGGTTCCTGGTGGAGACCTGGCCAAGGTCCAGAGGGCCGTGTGCATGCTGAGCAACACCACCGCCATCGCTGAGGCCTGGGCTCGGCTCGACCACAAGTTTGACCTGATGTACGCCAAGAGGGCCTTCGTGCACTGGTATGTGGGTGAGGGTATGGAGGAGGGCGAGTTCTCCGAGGCCAGGGAGGACATGGCTGCCCTGGAGAAAGATTACGAGGAGGTCGGAGTCGACTCCAtcgagggagaaggagaggaggaaggagaagaataTTAA